The sequence acctaacaacgaccagcagagggagacagggtgaagggaaaggacagagacaagacacaacatgacagtacatgacagtacccccccactcaccgagcgcctcctggcgcactcgaggaggaaacctggcggcaacggaggaaatcctcgatcagcgcacggtccagcacgtcccgagagggaacccaactcctctcctcaggaccgtacccctcccaatctacgaggtactggtgaccacggccccgaggacgcatgtccaaaattctacggaccctgtagatgggtgcgccctcgacaaggatgggggcgggggggggggaagacgagcgggggcgcgaaggacgggcttgatgcaggagacatggaagaccgggtggacgcgacgaaggtatcgcggaagaagaagtcgaactgcgacaggattaatgacccgagaaatacggaacggaccaatgaaccgcggcgtcaacttgcgagaagccgtcttaaggggaaggttctgagtggagagccaaactctctgaccgcgacaatatctaggactcttagttctacgcttattagcagccctcacagtctgcgtcctataacggcaaagtgcagacctgaccctcttccaggtgcgctcgcaacgttggacaaaagcctgagcggaggggacgctggactcggcgaactgagatgagaacagcggaggctggtacccgaggctactctgaaaaggagatagcccggtcgcagacgaaggaagcgagttgtgggcgtattctgcccaggggagctgttctgaccaagacgcagggttacgaaaagaaagactgcgtaagatgcgaccaatagtctgattggcccgttctgcttgaccgttagactgggggtgaaagccggaagagagactgacggaagccccaatcaaacggcaaaactccctccaaaattgagacgtgaattgcggacctctgtccgaaacgacgtctgacggaaggccatgaattctgaaaacattctggatgatgatttgtgccgtctatttagcagaaggaagcttagcaaggggaatgaaatgagccgccttagagaacctatcgacaaccgtaagaataacagtcttccccgctgacgaaggcagtccggtgacaaaatctaaggcgatgtgagaccacggtcgagagggaataggaagcggcctgagacggccggcaggaggagagttaccggacttagtctgcgcgcagaccgaacaagcagccacgaaacgacgcgtgtcatgctcccgggtgggccaccaaaaacgctggcgaatggaagcaagcgtaccccgaacgccagggtggccggctaacttggcagagtgagcccactgaagaacggccagacgagtaggaacgggaacgaaaagaaggttcctaggacaagcgcgcggcgacggagtgtgagtgagcgcttgttttacctgcctctcaattccccagacagtcaacccgacaacacgcccctcagggagaatcccctcggggtcagtggaggctactgaagaactgaagagacgagacaaagcatcaggcttggtgttcttagagcccggacgataagaaatcacgaactcgaaacgagcgaaaaacagcgcccaacgcgcctgacgcgcattaagtcgtttggcagaacggatgtactcaaggttcctatggtcagtccaaacgacaaaaggaacggtcgccccctccaaccactgtcgccattcgcctagggctaaccggatggcgagcagttcgcggttacccacatcatagttacgttccgacggcgacaggcgatgagaaaaatacgcgcatgggtggaccttgtcgtcagagagggagcgctgagaaagaatggctcccacgcccacctctgacgcgtcaacctcgacaacgaactgtctagagacgtcaggtgtaacaaggataggagcggatgtaaaacgattcttgaggagatcaaaagctccctgggcggaaacggaccacttaaagcacgtcttgacagaagtaagggctgtgagaggagctgccacctgaccgaaattacggatgaaacgacgatagaagttcgcgaagccgagaaagcgctgcagctcgacgcgtgacttagggacgggccaatcaatgacagcttggaccttagcgggatccatcttaatgccttcagcggaaataacagaaccgagaaatgtgacggaggaggcatgaaaagtgcacttctcagccttcacaaaaagacaattctctaaaaggcgctggaggacacgtcgaacgtgctgaacatgaatctggagtgacggtgaaaaaatcaggatatcgtcaaggtaaacgaaaacaaagatgttcagcatgtctctcaggacatcattgactaatgcctgaaagatagctggagcgttagcgaggccgaaaggaagaacccggtattcaaagtgccctaacggagtgttaaacgccgtcttccactcgtccccctccctgatgcgcacgagatggtaagcgttacgaaggtccaacttagtgaaaaacctggctccctgcaggatctcgaaggctgaagacataagaggaagcggataacgattcttcactgttatgtcattcagccctcgataatctatgcaggggcgcagagacccgtccttcttcttgacaaaaaaaaaccccgctccggcgggagaggaggaggggactatggtaccggcgtcaagagctacagacaaataatcttcgagagccttacgttcgggagccgacagagagtatagtctaccccggggggggggggtggttcccggaaggagatcaatactacaatcatacgaccggtgtggaggaagagaggtggccctggaccgactgaacaccgtgcgcagatcgtgatattcctccggcacccctgtcaaatcaccaggctcctcctgtgaagaagagacagaggaaacaggagggatagcagacattaaacatttcacatgacaagagacgttccaggagaggatagaattactagaccaattaatggaaggattatgacaaactagccagggatggcccaaaacaacaggtgtaaaaggtgaacgaaaaattaaaaaagaaatggtttcactatgattaccagaaacagtgagggttaaaggtagcgtctcacgctgaatcctggggagaggactaccatccagggcgaacaaggccgtgggctcctttaactgtctgagaggaatgtcatgttcccgagcccaggtctcgtccataaaacagccctccgccccagagtctattaaggcactgcaggaagctgacgaaccggtccagcgtagatggaccgacaaggtagtgcaggatcttgaaggagagacaggagtagtagcgctcaccagtagccctccgcttactgacgagctctggccttttactggacatgaagtgacaaaatgagcagcggaaccgcaatagagacagaggcggttggtgattctccgttccctctccttagtcgagatgcggatacctcccagctgcatgggctcagcacccgagccggcagaggaagatggtagtgatgcggagagggaggcgacggagagcgcgagctcctttccacgagctcggtgacgaagatcaacccgtcgctcaatgcgaatagcgagttcaatcaaggaatccacgctggaaggaacctcccgggagagaatctcatcctttacctctgcgcggaaaccctccagaagacgagcgagcaaggccggctcgttccagccactggagacagcaagagtgcgaaactcaatagagtagtctgttatggatcgattgccttgacatagggaagacagggccctggaagcctcctccccaaaaacagatcgatcaaaaacccgtatcatctcctccttaaagtcctgatactggttagtacactcagcccttgcctcccagattgccgtgccccactcacgagcccgtccaataaggagagatatgacgtaggcaacacgagcagtgctcctggagtaagtgttgggctggagagaaaacacaatatcacactgggtgaggaacgagcggcattcagtgggctccccagagtaacacggcgggttattgattctgggctccggagattcgaaagccctggaagtggccggtggatcgaggcggagatggtgaacctgttctgtgaggttggagacttgggtggccagggtctcaacggcatgtcgagcagcagacacttcctgctcgtgtctgcctagcatcgctccctggatcccgacggctgagtggagaggatccgaagtcgctgggtccattcttggtcggattcttctgttacggtgcgtgaatgaggacccaaaagcgaattaacttagacagagcttctttaattaccaaacataggtaggctcagacggaccggcagattccgacaggacaagacaaggttacagcaaacatgacgacagtctggttcaggcatgaaacacaacaaacaagaatccgacaaggacaggaacaaaaacagagagagatatagggacctaatcagagggaaaaaagggaacaggtgggaaacggggtgaatgggtagttaggaggagacaaggcacagctgggggaaagaggaggagaaaaggtaacctaacaacgaccagcagagggagacagggtgaagggaaaggacagagacaagacacaacatgacagtacatgacagattagctaacacaacgtgccattggaacacaggagtgatggttgctgataatgggcctctgtagcctatgtagatattccataacaaatcttCCAATTGCAGctccaatagtcatttacaacattaacaatttctacactgtatttctaatcaatttgatgttatttgtgTGGCCAAATATtgtgtttttctttaaaaaaaaaggacatttctaagtgaccccaaacttttgaatggttttGGATATCATGATGATTTGCATAAATTAGGAGGCCATTGTTTAGCAGTCTCTGCCATGATGTGCTGCAGCAGTAGGCCTAACAGCAGAAACATTGCTAAACCAATACATTCCTCTCCTGCTAGATGTAcaattaaaggggaattacaGAAAATATTGAAGTTTTTCTACATTTTTCTGTtgatgtgatttaagcattgacatggactcagaacatcAATTTCCGTGTTTTTCTCTCTGAATAATTGTAATATTGAGAGTAAAAAACAGAATTTGGAATAATTCTAAATAACATTTTATGTGGCCCCCTTAGAGTTGTTATTTGACTATTATATATTGCCAGAAAACACATATCTTGTACAAGGAACAGGGGAAGAGTTGcagggttgaggagaggagaagaatttGACGATTTGAAAGCTATTAAAAAAATGAGTAGCTCGTGAAATTCATTTTTCTTTATGTAGCTgtcatgctagaaaaggttggagatctctgctgtacaggcttccttcttttcactctgtcaattaggttagtattgtggaataactacaatgttgttgatcctcagttttctcctatctcaGCCATTAACGTCACCATTGACCTcaaggtgaaatccctgagcggtttccttcctctctggcaactgagttagtaaGGATACCTGTATCTTTattgtgactgggtgtattgatacaccatccaaagtgtaattaataactggtGTAATTGATGCTCAAAGGTATATTAAATGCCTgctttattttatatatatatatatatatatatatatatatatatatatatatgtgtgtgttgttttttgtgCTTGGGAAGGGGTTGTCTTTTTCAACAAGTTGCTGAAATGGCTGGCCAGTTTCCAGGAGAAGCAGGAGGCCTTGGACAATGTGCCCCTCCTCATCGGTCATGGGGAAAACAACATGGATGCTGCCATCCAGGCCCTCTCTCAGGGCATAGAAACATACCAGATTCAACCCGGTTGCCTGGAGCGTTTCTTCAATGATGGCGAGGCTCCTGATGCCGGCCTTCTCCCAGACCATCTGAGTGTCCTTCCAGACTGGACTCTGCTGCCGTTGACGAAGGGGACACTTCCCCCCTACATGATATACATTCTGCAGCATAGGCCAGTGATACAGGGTATCCAAGTGGAAGATCACAGCTTACCCAGTGGGAACATCACCTCTCGGCCCATACGGCAGGCATTCTACGGGCTGCTGCTGGGTgaagggagggaagtagaggagtaTGACAGGGAAGAAACAAACCTGACCAGCAGCAAGGTTAATGCCATCCTGCCCAGTGCTGCACAACAGCTGCAGCTGGACACACTGGATCAGGTATGTCGACAtgtgatatagtatacagtatatcaggtatgtagacatgtgatatagtatacagtatatcaggtatgtcgACAtgtgatgtagtatacagtatatcaggtatgtagacgtgatatagtatacagtatatcaggtatgtagacgtgatatagtatacagtatatcaggtatgtagatgtgatatagtatacagtatatcaggtatgtagacatgtgatatagtatacagtatatcaggtatgtcgACAtgtgatgtagtatacagtatatcaggtatgtagacatGATGTAGTAtgcagtatatcaggtatgtagacatgatgtagtatacagtatatcaggtatgtagacatgatgtagtatacagtatatcaggtatgtagacatgatgtagtatacagtatatcaggtatgtagacatgatgtagtatacagtatatcaggtatgtagacatgatgtagtatacagtatatcaggtatgtagacatgatgtagtatacagtatatcaggtatgtagacatgatgtagtatacagtatatcaggtatgtagacatgatgtagtatacagtatatcaggtatgtagacgtgatgtagtatacagtatatcaggtatgtagacatgatgtagtatacagtatatcaggtatgtagacatgatgtagtatacagtatatcaggtatgtagacatgatgtagtatacagtatatcaggtatgtagacgtgatgtagtatacagtatatcaggtatgtagacatgatgtagtatacagtatatcaggtatgtagacgtgatgtagtatacagtatatcaggtatgtagacgtgatgtagtatacagtatatcaggtatgtagacgtgatgtagtatacagtatatcaggtatgtagacgtgatgtagtatacagtatatcaggtatgtagacgtgatgtagtatacagtatatcaggtatgtagacgtgatgtagtatacagtatatcaggtatgtagacgtgatgtagtatacagtatatcaggtatgtagacgtgatgtagtatacagtataatataaacATGCTGCTGTTGATTCTGAAATTAATTCTCATTCTCTTGTTCTGTCTCTTAGGCTCCACATTTAGTGCGGCTTGAGGTGTTTTTGGAGACCGTTGGTGTGTCCCAGTCCACTTTGAATGGTCTCCCACTTCACCTGGGACTTCCTGTGGCTGTTACCTACTACTGGCTGAGGCACGCCCATCCCCGACCAGACCATCCTCTCCTGCAGGCCCTGCTACTAGGACTTGTGTATGGAGAGCTCTGCAGACAGAGGAAGAGCCAGAGAGGTATGGACCAGAGCatgaatgaaaacacacacacagccacacacaactTGGAATTTATAAATAAAGTACGTGAAGTGCAGCCAATGACTCCTCCCCTTCTTGTGTATCAGGgtttatagaggagagaccagtgttggagaggatgagagggctGATTCAGAGACGTGCTATGAGTCCAGACCTGGGTGTGGTCCACGCCTATAGCCAATGGAAGCGCTGCATGAGGGATTGCCTTGACCTGAACCAACTGCTGTGCTTCCCTCTACCTGAGCCTCAGTGTGCCTGGTAAGGTGTCCCTTCCTAAAacaaccctaacctctaacctctaacctctagagTAGACCAGTGGTATTCCTTCACATTGTTTTCTAGCCCAGCAGCAACACAGCTAATTCAACCCTCTGTTGTTTCCCTGTTGGAGTCTAGGCTGTACAAGGGCACTCTGGTGCACCAGCTTGTGGGCCAACTGAGACGGGGGGTGACCCCGGATTCTCTCCTGATGGAAGACCCTTCATCTGGGCAGCTGTACAAAGCCATGCTGGACGCCATGCGTCCATACTCAACTTCCAGGAAGCTGAGACCACTGGACAACCTGACGGCCCCTCTGCAGATTCTGTCGCTGGAGGATGAAGaatttgatgatgatgatgatgatgatggagtaGGCTGTACTGAAGTCCCAATGTCCCGTCACAAGAGGAAGGAAAGATTCAATAAAGCTCTGTTGAGTTATAGATATAGGGACCACTAAATAGGGACCACCTGTTGAGTTATAGATATggtgaccactatatagggaccacCTGTTGAGTTATATACTGTTTTCtgtgacattaaagtgacagagTGCATAGGTAGGAAGGCCCCATTTGCATACACTCATACTCATGAAGCGCTTCCCCTTTCACTTACACATGGAGCACAGAGAACATTGATAAGAGATTTGACATTGATtaaaagaaaataagaaaaatgaGAGTAAATTATTCTTTTTTTATTGTGACTGAGGTTTATTGAAGTGAAAATTCAAGGTTAAATATGTTAAATGTTAAAGGTTGAAAACATTGTGAAATAAACATTGTGAAATAAACATTGTGAAATAAACATTGTGAAATAAACATTGTGAAATATTAAAGGGGAGTTAAAGTAGTGCAGTAAAATGGTAGAATGTTATATTGTTGTTTGCTGTAAGGTGTGATGcatattgactatgtttgttaGAGGAGGAGGTTGATAATCTAATGGAGTTGGAACGTTTAAAATGGTGGATGTTTAGAAGGTAATGGGAGAAATATATTAGGTTGGATTAGGATTAGAATTGAATGGAATAAGAAAATGTATGTTtgaaccaccaccacggtagcccacacaactaccaccacggtagcccacaccaccaccaccaccacagtagcccacaccaccaccacagtagcccacaccaccaccacagtagccaacacaactaccaccacagtagcccacacaaccaccaccacagtagcccacactaccaccaccaccacagtagcccacaccaccaccaccaccacagtagcccacaccaccaccaccacggtagccaacagcaccaccaccacggtagcccacagaaccaccaccacggtagcccacaccaccaccaccacagtagcccacaccatcaccaccaccacagtagcccacagcaccaccaccacggtagcccacaccaccaccaccacagtagcccacaccaccaccaccaccacagtagcccacaccaccaccaccatcacagtagcccacaccaccaccaccacggtagccaacacaactaccaccacagtagcccacacaaccaccaccacagtagcccacacaactaccaccacagtagcccacacaaccatcaccacagtagcccacacaactaccaccacggtagcccacacaaccaccaccacagtagcccacacaactaccaccacggtagcccacaccaccaccaccacggtagcccacacaactaccaccaccatggtagcccacacaactaccaccaccatggtagcccacacaactaccaccacggtagcccacacaactaccaccaccacggtagcccacacaaccaccaccacggtagccaacacaaccaccaccacggtagcccacacaactaccaccaccacagtagcccacacaactaccaccacggtagcccaaacaactaccaccacggtagcccacacaactaccaccacggtagcccacacaactaccaccacggtagcccacaccaccaccacggtagcccacacaactaccaccacggcagcccacacaactaccaccacagtagcccacacaactaccaccacggtagcccacacaactaccaccacggtagcccacacaacaaccaccacggtagcccacacaactaccaccacggtagcccacacaaccaccaccacagtagcccgcacaactaccaccacggtagcccacacaactaccaccacggtagcccacaccaccaccacggtagcccacacaactaccaccacggtagcccacacaactaccaccacagtagcccacacaactaccaccacaaccacggagttcacaccaccaccacggtagcccacaccaccaccaccatggtagcccacaccaccactaccatcacagtagcccacacaaccaccacagtagcccacaccaccaccaccaaggaatatcccacaccaccaccaccaaggaatatcccacaccaccaccacagtagcccacaccaccaccaccacagtagcccacaccaccaccaccacagtagcccacaccaccaccaccaccaaggtagcccacaccaccatcatGGTATCCCATACCaactccaccaccatggtagcccacaccaccaccaccatggtagcccacaccaccaccacggtattccaaaccacctccaccaccatggtagcccacaataccaccatggtagcccacaccaccaccacagtagcccacaccaacaccaccatggtagcccacaccaccaccaccatggtagtccacaccaccaccaccatggtagcccacgccacctccaccaccacgatGGCCCACACaaacaccaccatggtagcccacaccactaccacagtagcccacaccacctccaccaacaTAGGAGCccaccaccacccacaccaccaccaccatggtagcccacatcaccaccaccatcacagtagcccacaccaccaccaccaaggaatatcccacaccacctccaacaccacggtagcccacaccaccaccatggtagcccacaccaccaccaccacggtagcccacaccaccaccaccatggtagcccacaccaccactaccatcacagtagcccacacaaccaccacagtagcccacaccaccacaaccaaggaatatcccacaccaccaccaccaaggaatatcccacaccaccaccacagtagcccacaccaccaccaccacagtagcccacaccaccaccaccacagtagcccacaccaccaccaccaccaaggtagcccacaccaccatcatGGTATCCCATACCaactccaccaccatggtagcccacaccaccaccaccatggtagcccacaccaccaccacggtattccaaaccacctccaccaccatggtagcccacaataccaccatggtagcccacaccaccaccacagtagcccacaccaacaccaccatggtagcccacaccaccaccaccatggtagtccacaccaccaccaccatggtagcccacgccacctccaccaccacgatGGCCCACACaaacaccaccatggtagcccacaccactaccacagtagcccacaccacctccaccaacaTAGGAGCccaccaccacccacaccaccaccaccatggtagcccacatcaccaccaccatcacagtagcccacaccaccaccaccaaggaatatcccacaccacctccaacaccacggtagcccacaccaccaccatggtagcccacaccaccaccaccacggtagcccacaccaccaccatggtagcccacaccaccaccgtggtagcccacaccacctccaccaccacagtagcccacaccaccaccaccaccaaggtagcccacaccaccaccatggtatcccataccaactccaccaccatggtagcccacaccaccaccaccatggtagcccacaccaccaccacggtattccaaaccacctccaccaccatggtagcccacaacaccaccatggtagcccacaccaccaccacagtagcccacacaacCACCACAATGGTATcccgcaccaccaccaccacggaacatcccacaccaccaccaccacattagcccacaccaccacctccacaacggtagcccacaccaccaccaccaccatggtagcccacacgaCCACAACCATGGTagttcacaccaccaccatggtagcccacaccaccaccaacacggtagtccacaccacctccaccaccatggtagcccacaccaccactaccatcacagtagcccacaccaccactaccatcacagtagcccacaccaccaccaccaaggtaTATCctagtacttctcctgtcctattcggtgtcctgtgtgaatctaggtgtgcgttctctaattctctccttctctctttctctctctcggaggacctgagccctaggaccatgccccaggactacctgacatgatgactccttgctgtccccagtccacctggctgtgctgctgctccagtttcaactgttctgccttaatatttttcgaccatgctggtcatttatgaacatttgaacatcttgaccatgttttgttataatctccacccggcacagccagaagaggactggccaccccacatagcctggttcctctctaggtttcttcctaggttttggcctttctagggagtttttcctagccaccgtgcttctacacctgcattgcttgctgtttggggttttaggctgggtttctgttcagcactttgagatatcagctgatgtacgaagggctatataaataaatttgatttgatttgatttgatttgatatcccacaccaccaccacagtagcccacaccaccaccaccaccacgttatatcccacaccaccaccaaagtagcctacaccaccaccactatggtagcccacaccaccaccacggtagcccacacatccaccaccacagttgcccacaccaccaccatggtagcccacaccccctccaccaccacggtagcccacaccaccaccaccatggtagcccacaccaccaccaccatggtagcccacaccccctccaccaccacggtaatccacaccaccaccaccaccatggtagcccacaccaccaccacagtagcccacaccaccaccaccatggtatcccacaccacctccaacaccacggtagcccacaccaccaccaccacagtagcccacaccaccaccaccacagtag comes from Oncorhynchus clarkii lewisi isolate Uvic-CL-2024 unplaced genomic scaffold, UVic_Ocla_1.0 unplaced_contig_6234_pilon_pilon, whole genome shotgun sequence and encodes:
- the LOC139395932 gene encoding single-strand DNA endonuclease ASTE1-like is translated as VVFFNKLLKWLASFQEKQEALDNVPLLIGHGENNMDAAIQALSQGIETYQIQPGCLERFFNDGEAPDAGLLPDHLSVLPDWTLLPLTKGTLPPYMIYILQHRPVIQGIQVEDHSLPSGNITSRPIRQAFYGLLLGEGREVEEYDREETNLTSSKVNAILPSAAQQLQLDTLDQAPHLVRLEVFLETVGVSQSTLNGLPLHLGLPVAVTYYWLRHAHPRPDHPLLQALLLGLVYGELCRQRKSQRGFIEERPVLERMRGLIQRRAMSPDLGVVHAYSQWKRCMRDCLDLNQLLCFPLPEPQCAWLYKGTLVHQLVGQLRRGVTPDSLLMEDPSSGQLYKAMLDAMRPYSTSRKLRPLDNLTAPLQILSLEDEEFDDDDDDDGVGCTEVPMSRHKRKERFNKALLSYRYRDH